One part of the Phragmites australis chromosome 3, lpPhrAust1.1, whole genome shotgun sequence genome encodes these proteins:
- the LOC133912074 gene encoding patatin-like protein 6, giving the protein MDEAEEMQVERLHEEVEAGGADTDKLSYEIFSILESKFLFGYTDPHQLWVPKAPAQASAGTAMPGKAAQRGKVCVLCVDGGGGGLRALLAGRALAHLEATLRRASGDPDARVADYFDLVAGTGAGGVFAAMLFSAHTRGAPLFHADDTWRLVADHAPRLFRPPASSTSLFCRGKKRPLAASTAALEVAMKAAFGEELTLRDTIKPVLISCYDLKTSAPLVFSRADALENESYDFRLWQVGRAAWSEAGRFEPAEVASVDGATSCAAVDGGPTMGSPAAAAITHVLHNRHEFPFVRGVEDLLVLSIGGCSGGGCGAAADADLRRMRRWGPNEWARPISRIAADGAAGLVDHAVARAFGQCRSSNYLRIQAERESMPPCGPDGEYDPTPGNVRALLAAADEMLKQRNVESVLFEGRRIGEQTNAEKLDWFAAELVAEHRSRGSRIAPTVAFKQAPQKPSALG; this is encoded by the exons ATGGACGAGGCGGAGGAGATGCAGGTGGAGAGGCTGcacgaggaggtggaggcgggaGGCGCCGACACGGACAAGCTCAGCTACGAGATATTCTCGATTCTGGAGAGCAAGTTCTTGTTCGGGTACACCGATCCGCACCAGCTGTGGGTGCCCaaggcgccggcgcaggcgtCGGCGGGGACGGCTATGCCTGGGAAGGCGGCGCAGCGGGGCAAGGTCTGCGTGCTGTGCGTGGACGGCGGTGGGGGCGGGCTGCGGGCGCTGCTCGCCGGCCGCGCGCTGGCGCACCTGGAGGCCACGCTCCGGCGCGCGTCGGGGGACCCTGACGCCCGCGTCGCGGATTACTTTGACCTCGTCGCGGGGACTGGCGCGGGCGGTGTGTTTGCCGCGATGCTGTTCTCGGCGCACACCCGTGGCGCGCCGCTGTTCCACGCGGACGACACATGGCGGCTCGTGGCGGACCACGCGCCCCGCCTGTTCCGCCCGCCCGCGAGCTCTACGTCCCTCTTCTGCCGCGGCAAGAAGCGGCCCTTGGCCGCGTCGACGGCGGCGCTGGAGGTGGCCATGAAGGCGGCGTTCGGCGAGGAGCTCACCCTGCGGGACACCATCAAGCCAGTGCTCATCTCCTGCTACGACCTCAAGACGTCCGCGCCGCTGGTGTTCTCGCGCGCCGACGCCCTGGAGAACGAGAGCTACGACTTCCGCCTCTGGCAGGTCGGCCGCGCGGCGTGGTCGGAGGCCGGCCGCTTCGAGCCTGCCGAGGTGGCGTCGGTCGACGGTGCCACGTCGTGCGCCGCAGTGGACGGCGGGCCCACCATGGGCAGCCCGGCCGCGGCCGCCATCACGCACGTGCTCCACAACAGGCACGAGTTCCCATTTGTGCGCGGCGTCGAGGACCTCCTCGTGCTCTCCATCGGCGGCTGCTCCGGCGGAGGCTGCGGGGCTGCTGCCGACGCGGACCTCCGGCGCATGCGCCGGTGGGGTCCCAATGAGTGGGCGCGCCCCATCTCCCGCATTGCCGCTGACGGCGCCGCGGGACTCGTCGACCACGCCGTGGCGCGCGCCTTCGGGCAATGCCGTTCGTCCAACTACCTGCGCATCCAG GCGGAGCGGGAGAGCATGCCACCATGCGGTCCGGACGGGGAGTACGACCCGACCCCGGGGAACGTGCGCGCGCTGCTCGCGGCGGCGGACGAGATGCTGAAGCAGCGGAACGTCGAGTCGGTGCTCTTCGAGGGGAGGCGGATCGGGGAGCAGACGAACGCGGAGAAGCTGGACTGGTTCGCGGCCGAACTGGTGGCCGAGCACCGCAGCAGGGGCTCCCGGATCGCGCCCACCGTCGCGTTCAAGCAGGCGCCGCAGAAGCCGTCGGCGCTGGGCTGA